The Marinobacter halotolerans genome includes a window with the following:
- a CDS encoding symmetrical bis(5'-nucleosyl)-tetraphosphatase — MTDYAIGDIQGCYDRLMDVLSKVDFSPSRDRLWVAGDLINRGPSSLDSLRYVESLGDSAVVVLGNHDLHLLAVAMGGHALKNKDTLKEILEAPDHHHLLNWLCQQNLLVQDKDRNFVMVHAGLPHVWSADQAAGYAREVEAVLKGPNAADYFAGMYGNNPARWDDNLQGMERLRAITNYLTRMRFIAEDGTLEFAAKESAEDAPDGFAPWFRYQRPDDVRIIFGHWAALGGNTENERFIGLDTGCVWGGQLTMMNLDTGEKIHCDCS, encoded by the coding sequence ATGACTGACTATGCGATCGGAGACATCCAGGGCTGTTACGACCGGCTGATGGATGTGCTTTCCAAGGTGGATTTTTCACCCTCGCGGGACCGGCTCTGGGTGGCCGGAGATCTGATCAACCGGGGGCCGTCCTCGCTGGACTCCCTGCGTTACGTCGAAAGCCTGGGCGACTCCGCCGTGGTGGTGCTGGGCAACCATGATCTGCACCTGCTTGCGGTTGCCATGGGCGGCCACGCGCTCAAGAACAAGGACACCCTGAAAGAGATTCTGGAAGCGCCGGACCACCACCATCTGTTGAATTGGCTCTGCCAGCAGAACCTGCTGGTCCAGGACAAGGACCGCAATTTCGTGATGGTTCATGCCGGCCTGCCTCATGTCTGGAGCGCTGATCAGGCGGCGGGTTACGCCCGCGAGGTGGAAGCAGTGTTGAAGGGCCCGAACGCTGCCGATTACTTTGCCGGTATGTACGGCAATAATCCTGCCCGCTGGGATGACAATCTACAGGGGATGGAGCGATTACGGGCGATTACCAACTACCTCACCCGAATGCGGTTTATTGCCGAAGACGGCACCCTGGAATTTGCCGCCAAGGAATCCGCGGAAGACGCCCCGGACGGCTTTGCCCCCTGGTTCCGATACCAGCGCCCGGACGACGTGCGGATTATTTTCGGCCACTGGGCTGCGCTGGGAGGTAACACCGAAAACGAACGTTTTATCGGATTGGACACCGGCTGTGTCTGGGGCGGCCAACTGACCATGATGAACCTGGACACCGGAGAGAAAATTCACTGTGACTGCTCCTGA
- the slmA gene encoding nucleoid occlusion factor SlmA, which translates to MSNQPPSRRDAILQCLLEMLEQDPGARITTAGLARSVGVTEAALYRHFPSKRKMFEALVEFAEDAVFTRCQTILQEQDDAQVRLRQLVHLVLIFAERNPGLCTVLTGDALMGENDALRGRASQFFERLETQIRQIIKEGELRQGLKFNTSAIRGADWVMVFLEGRIQRFIRSAFARKPSADFEECWPSVAQGVWA; encoded by the coding sequence ATGAGCAACCAGCCCCCAAGTCGTCGTGATGCCATCCTGCAATGCCTGCTGGAAATGCTGGAGCAGGACCCGGGTGCCCGCATAACCACCGCCGGCCTGGCGCGCTCCGTGGGCGTCACCGAGGCGGCGCTCTACCGGCATTTTCCCAGCAAGCGGAAAATGTTCGAAGCGTTGGTGGAGTTTGCCGAAGACGCGGTGTTCACCCGCTGCCAGACCATTCTGCAGGAACAGGACGACGCCCAGGTAAGGCTCAGGCAACTGGTGCATCTGGTATTGATCTTCGCCGAGCGCAATCCGGGCCTGTGCACGGTATTGACCGGCGACGCCCTGATGGGTGAAAACGACGCCTTGCGCGGCCGGGCGTCGCAGTTTTTCGAACGGCTGGAAACCCAGATACGCCAGATCATCAAGGAAGGGGAACTCCGCCAGGGGCTGAAGTTCAATACCAGCGCCATTCGTGGCGCCGACTGGGTGATGGTGTTTCTGGAGGGGCGGATTCAGCGGTTTATCCGCTCCGCCTTCGCCCGCAAGCCCTCTGCCGATTTTGAAGAGTGCTGGCCGTCGGTGGCCCAGGGCGTCTGGGCCTGA
- a CDS encoding thiazole synthase: protein MSEYSERPLPEDRPLEIAGRVYQSRLLVGTGKYRDLAETGHAIEASGAEIVTFAVRRTNLGQNPDEPSLLDVVSPANYTMLPNTAGCYTAKDAIRTCKLARELLDGHNLVKLEVLGEEKTLYPNMTETLVAAEALIKDGFEVMVYCSDDPLLAKRLEEMGCIAIMPLGAPIGSGLGIQNRYNIRLIVENANVPVLVDAGVGTASDATLAMELGCDGVLMNTAIAQARDPIRMARAMRLAIESGRDAYLAGRMPKKLYASASSPLDGTFF, encoded by the coding sequence ATGAGTGAATACTCCGAAAGACCGCTTCCCGAAGACCGGCCGCTGGAGATAGCGGGCCGCGTTTATCAGTCACGGCTTCTGGTCGGCACCGGCAAGTATCGTGACCTGGCAGAAACCGGCCACGCCATTGAAGCCAGTGGCGCCGAAATCGTCACCTTTGCGGTGCGCAGAACCAACCTGGGCCAGAATCCGGACGAGCCGAGCCTCCTGGATGTGGTATCGCCAGCAAACTACACCATGCTGCCCAACACCGCCGGCTGCTACACCGCGAAAGACGCCATCCGCACCTGCAAGCTGGCCCGGGAACTGCTCGACGGCCATAACCTGGTGAAGCTGGAAGTGCTGGGGGAAGAGAAAACCCTCTATCCCAACATGACCGAAACCCTGGTCGCGGCCGAGGCGCTGATCAAGGACGGGTTCGAGGTGATGGTGTACTGTTCCGATGACCCGCTGCTGGCCAAGCGCCTGGAAGAGATGGGCTGCATTGCCATCATGCCGTTGGGCGCGCCGATTGGCTCCGGCCTGGGCATCCAGAACCGCTACAACATCCGGCTGATTGTCGAGAATGCGAATGTGCCGGTGCTGGTGGATGCCGGTGTAGGCACCGCATCCGACGCGACGCTGGCCATGGAGCTGGGTTGCGACGGCGTGCTGATGAATACCGCCATTGCCCAGGCCCGTGACCCGATCCGTATGGCCAGGGCCATGCGCCTGGCGATTGAATCCGGCCGTGACGCCTACCTTGCCGGGCGGATGCCCAAGAAACTCTACGCCAGCGCGTCGTCACCGCTTGATGGGACCTTTTTCTAA
- a CDS encoding inositol monophosphatase family protein has translation MPDINRIAEFAEDLARRAGELVRKEREQNTLRTDYKQQTELVTHADVMADEMITGAIREQFPDHRIMSEETMPDLEQAEQLDTPLWIIDPIDGTVNYAYGHPQVAVSIAYAEKGRVQVGVVHAPFSKETFRAVLGQGATLNGGFISHSGATDPRQSLFATGFPYTKDALEPLVNRLNAMIHRCRDLRRIGSAALDICWVACGRLDIYYENVSPWDFAAARLIALEAGATAGHFSEVPEGMPADLWGRDILISAPEIWEPVRQILRKASGYK, from the coding sequence ATGCCGGACATCAACCGGATTGCCGAATTCGCCGAAGACCTGGCGCGCCGGGCAGGAGAACTGGTTCGTAAGGAGCGCGAGCAGAATACCCTGCGAACCGACTACAAACAGCAGACCGAGCTGGTCACCCATGCCGACGTCATGGCCGATGAAATGATCACCGGCGCTATACGCGAGCAGTTCCCGGACCACCGCATTATGTCGGAAGAGACCATGCCCGACCTGGAGCAGGCGGAGCAACTGGATACACCGCTGTGGATCATCGATCCCATCGACGGCACGGTGAACTACGCCTACGGCCACCCGCAGGTGGCGGTGTCCATTGCCTATGCGGAAAAAGGGCGGGTTCAGGTGGGGGTAGTTCACGCGCCCTTTTCAAAGGAAACTTTCCGGGCCGTTCTCGGCCAGGGTGCCACTCTGAACGGCGGGTTTATTAGCCACAGCGGCGCCACGGACCCGAGGCAATCACTCTTTGCCACCGGCTTTCCCTACACCAAGGACGCGCTGGAACCGTTGGTGAACCGGCTGAATGCCATGATTCACCGGTGCCGGGATTTACGGCGCATCGGCTCGGCGGCCCTGGATATATGCTGGGTGGCCTGCGGGCGGCTGGATATCTACTACGAAAACGTTAGCCCCTGGGACTTTGCCGCGGCAAGGCTGATTGCCCTTGAGGCCGGCGCGACCGCCGGGCATTTCAGCGAGGTGCCGGAAGGCATGCCGGCGGATCTGTGGGGACGGGATATTCTGATTTCTGCGCCCGAGATATGGGAGCCGGTGCGACAGATTCTGCGCAAGGCCTCAGGCTACAAGTAG
- the thiS gene encoding sulfur carrier protein ThiS has protein sequence MQIQVNGQSMEFGDGATVSDLIQRMELEGRRLAVEVNEDIVPRSEHPRFSLSDGDRVEVVHAIGGG, from the coding sequence ATGCAGATTCAGGTAAACGGCCAGTCCATGGAATTCGGCGACGGCGCAACGGTCTCGGACCTGATCCAGCGGATGGAACTGGAAGGCAGACGGCTGGCGGTAGAGGTCAACGAGGACATTGTACCCCGCAGCGAACATCCCCGATTCAGCCTCAGCGATGGCGACCGGGTAGAGGTCGTCCACGCAATTGGTGGCGGGTGA
- a CDS encoding DUF423 domain-containing protein → MLRWPLVVGGLLALTAVMAGAFGAHGLRGVVSARGLEVFQTAVTYQMYHSLGLILLALLSGAGLSVRLLSVGAGFFAAGIVLFSGSLYLLVLTPMSWPGPVTPIGGVCFMVGWVLMVVAGKGSKRQV, encoded by the coding sequence CTGCTTCGCTGGCCTCTGGTTGTTGGCGGCCTGCTGGCGCTCACTGCGGTGATGGCCGGCGCTTTTGGTGCCCACGGGTTACGCGGAGTGGTCAGCGCGCGGGGGCTTGAAGTTTTCCAGACTGCCGTCACCTATCAAATGTACCACTCGCTTGGGCTCATTCTGCTTGCACTGCTGTCCGGTGCAGGATTGAGCGTCAGACTGCTGTCGGTTGGCGCCGGTTTTTTTGCCGCCGGCATCGTATTGTTCAGCGGCAGTCTCTACCTGCTGGTGCTGACACCGATGAGTTGGCCGGGACCGGTCACCCCGATCGGCGGCGTTTGTTTCATGGTGGGCTGGGTGCTGATGGTTGTGGCAGGTAAGGGTAGTAAAAGGCAGGTATAG